The window GGATCTTGGACATGCCATACTATCTCACCTGCCATTGCTACTATGGGGTTCTTGCAAATTATGCTCTTCATTGGGTTGCAATGCGCAAGACGGGACCTGACACGACCTCCAGTTTTATCGTTTCCTTTGAACTTCGAGATGAGGAGTATCGAGAGGTTCCACTGCCTGACTATGTGGGAGATGGGTTTTATATGAATCTTGGGGTTCTTGGAGGACAACTTTGCTTGCTCCGCATTTTCTCCAAGGTTGGTGTTGAGGTTTGGGTGATGAAGGATTACGGCGTGAGGGATTCTTGGGTGAAACAGTCCTCCCTTGAACAATCAGCAGTGATATGGCCTTTTTGCTGCATCAGACCTATTTGCTATACAAAGAATGGAGAAGTTATACTCGACAAGTATACAGCAGACAAAGCGCCGCTTATCCTGTATGATCCGCGTAGTAGAAGTGTTTGGAATATTAGGCTTTGTGATGCTCGAGATAGGAATGGAGCAGAGATCTGCATTGGGAGTCTCCTTCTACTCGATACGAAAGATGGAGCTCAACAAACAGCAATGAAGAAAAGGCAGAggtaataatataatatttaaaattgTTTCCTCCTGTATGACATCTTATATGTGAATCAAATTTGAGTTACTTGGGTAAAAGTGAGGCAGTATATGCTTATTTCCCCTTGTTAGATGGCACATTGCACATTAGAGAGGAGAGGCTGTAACTATAAGAACTGCTTGGTGGAAATAGTGAAATTTGTATATCAATGTTGAATTGACATT is drawn from Macadamia integrifolia cultivar HAES 741 chromosome 7, SCU_Mint_v3, whole genome shotgun sequence and contains these coding sequences:
- the LOC122084615 gene encoding F-box protein CPR1-like isoform X3 produces the protein MQNLVCSYNQSCFRQKAPQSLASNSNRSLILGRRYLFSLDLDSCEQEEEVELDYPLKNPRMTTRVLGSCNGLLCISNSDEEILLWNPSIRRHHEVPFTPIEFPVRLLRSDLRHMFYGFGYDPTTDDYKLIRVVEFYDDDDYPYSCDSEVKVYSLCTNSWRRILDMPYYLTCHCYYGVLANYALHWVAMRKTGPDTTSSFIVSFELRDEEYREVPLPDYVGDGFYMNLGVLGGQLCLLRIFSKVGVEVWVMKDYGVRDSWVKQSSLEQSAVIWPFCCIRPICYTKNGEVILDKYTADKAPLILYDPRSRSVWNIRLCDARDRNGAEICIGSLLLLDTKDGAQQTAMKKRQRADVGTGRLATN
- the LOC122084615 gene encoding F-box protein CPR1-like isoform X2, with the translated sequence MQNLVCSYNQSCFRQKAPQSLASNSNRSLILGRRYLFSLDLDSCEQEEEVELDYPLKNPRMTTRVLGSCNGLLCISNSDEEILLWNPSIRRHHEVPFTPIEFPVRLLRSDLRHMFYGFGYDPTTDDYKLIRVVEFYDDDDYPYSCDSEVKVYSLCTNSWRRILDMPYYLTCHCYYGVLANYALHWVAMRKTGPDTTSSFIVSFELRDEEYREVPLPDYVGDGFYMNLGVLGGQLCLLRIFSKVGVEVWVMKDYGVRDSWVKQSSLEQSAVIWPFCCIRPICYTKNGEVILDKYTADKAPLILYDPRSRSVWNIRLCDARDRNGAEICIGSLLLLDTKDGAQQTAMKKRQSEDDEDGSGKFKGRT